A single window of Huiozyma naganishii CBS 8797 chromosome 10, complete genome DNA harbors:
- the CDC3 gene encoding septin CDC3 (similar to Saccharomyces cerevisiae CDC3 (YLR314C); ancestral locus Anc_4.38): protein MNLSEESQNTNGVSVKKEEMPFPPNGAAQSAHGTPDLGARGNSIGAEDPAVSVKAEQFSEIEQNKLDLQSISNELNQFDSAQEAGQVLPPQPASLKIVNRQITGYVGFANLPKQWHRKSVRRGFNLNVLCVGRTGLGKTTLINSLFNENFSDTGVRSGETPDGNDQSLDEDTLGDKNSQVGGAVSMRNTVKIETQSKTIEENGVKLKLTLIDAAGFGDAIDNTDSWKPVLSEINSRFDHYLDQENRINRTKIEDNRVHVCLYFIEPTGHYLKPLDLEFCSQVHDKCNLIPVISKSDILSDEEIELFKSRISNQLREHGVTLFRPPVYKMDDNETIQTSKTLYEKMPYAVVGSNSFVKDPNNPELMVRGREYPWGIIEVENSNHSDFNLLRDLLIKQYLEELRERTAHELYENYRSKKLISLGIKQDNSVFKEFDPNTRQEEEKRLHEAKLAKLESEMKTVFQQKVTEKEKKLQKSETELFARHKEMKDKLTKQLKALEEKKHQLELSLANPSTSSPVPQKKKGFLR from the coding sequence ATGAATTTGTCAGAAGAAAGCCAGAACACGAACGGGGTTTCcgtgaagaaagaagagatgCCCTTCCCGCCCAATGGTGCCGCGCAGAGCGCCCACGGGACTCCAGATCTCGGTGCCCGCGGCAACTCCATCGGTGCCGAGGATCCTGCTGTATCCGTAAAGGCAGAACAGTTTTCAGAGATTGAGCAGAACAAGCTGGACCTGCAGAGCATCAGCAACGAATTGAACCAGTTTGATTCCGCGCAAGAGGCAGGGCAGGTGCTGCCTCCGCAGCCGGCAAGTCTGAAAATCGTAAACAGACAGATCACGGGCTACGTCGGGTTTGCCAACCTCCCCAAGCAATGGCACAGAAAGTCCGTTAGGAGAGGGTTTAACTTGAATGTCCTTTGTGTTGGTAGAACAGGGCTCGGTAAAACAACTCTAATCAATTCGCTGTTCAACGAGAATTTCAGTGACACGGGTGTGAGGAGTGGAGAAACACCTGACGGTAACGACCAGAGTCTTGACGAGGATACTCTAGGCGACAAGAACTCCCAGGTGGGGGGGGCAGTCAGTATGCGTAACACTGTCAAGATTGAAACACAAAGCAAGACCATTGAGGAGAACGGTGTCAAGTTGAAGTTGACGCTTATTGACGCTGCTGGGTTTGGTGATGCAATTGACAACACAGACTCTTGGAAACCCGTTCTCAGCGAGATCAATTCCAGGTTTGATCACTACTTGGACCAGGAGAACAGAAtcaacagaacaaaaatcGAGGACAACAGAGTCCACGTCTGTCTGTATTTTATCGAACCAACGGGCCACTACTTGAAGCCACTCGACTTGGAGTTCTGCTCACAAGTACACGATAAATGTAACTTGATCCCCGTTATCTCCAAATCGGACATCTTGTCCGACGAAGAGATCGAGCTGTTCAAATCAAGGATCTCCAACCAGTTGAGAGAGCACGGTGTCACTTTGTTCCGGCCACCAGTCTACAAAATGGATGACAACGAAACGATCCAGACTTCCAAGACTTTGTACGAAAAGATGCCATATGCAGTCGTTGGGTCCAACAGTTTTGTCAAGGATCCAAACAATCCAGAATTAATGGTGAGGGGCCGTGAGTACCCCTGGGGGATCATCGAGGTGGAAAACTCCAACCACTCCGACTTCAACTTACTCCGTGATCTTTTGATAAAGCAGTACTTGGAAGAACTAAGGGAACGGACCGCACACGAACTGTACGAAAACTACAGgtccaagaaactgataAGCCTCGGGATCAAGCAGGACAACTCTgtcttcaaagagttcgACCCGAACACGAGacaggaggaggagaagaggCTGCACGAGGCCAAGTTAGCCAAACTAGAGTCTGAAATGAAGACCGTTTTCCAGCAAAAGGTCAccgagaaggagaagaaactaCAAAAATCGGAAACTGAACTGTTCGCCAGACACAAGGAAATGAAGGACAAGTTGACCAAGCAACTGAAAGCAttggaggagaaaaaaCACCAACTGGAACTGTCCCTGGCCAACCCGAGC